One window of Dendropsophus ebraccatus isolate aDenEbr1 chromosome 13, aDenEbr1.pat, whole genome shotgun sequence genomic DNA carries:
- the RXFP4 gene encoding relaxin-3 receptor 2, translated as MDVNVTLSMDGNTSVDMSMGLSVDDDLVIPSDGLVSFRVLISTMYSLVCAVGLLGNFFVMYLIRAKKVTGLTTIDIFVFCLALSDFQFAFTLPFWAVDAILDFSWPFGHPMCKIILTMTVLNVYNNVFLLTAMAVTRYWSVASALSLRCRVTTSAAKWISFALWLLALVATIPTTIFATTNKVLGDELCLLKFPANKWLATYHLQRVIIGFVIPLVVISASYIMLLNFLRQHKVNSNNQHRQNRITNSIQLVIIVFFVCWFPNHAGIFWGILMKYEVVQWSDAYYYFHTYVYPITLCLAHSNSCLNPVIYCLMRKEFRKSLKALFWQVTSMAASYLPTSKDKQGNPDQETSMPLYRKSSFPQTVSKDYPVVSLSTITLVPEMTIKDQPNRQETSID; from the coding sequence atggatgtgAACGTGACTTTGTCCATGGATGGGAACACGTCTGTGGATATGTCTATGGGACTCAGCGTGGACGATGACCTTGTCATACCCTCGGATGGGCTGGTGAGTTTCCGAGTCCTCATCTCCACCATGTACTCTCTGGTCTGTGCCGTGGGATTGCTGGGCAACTTCTTTGTGATGTATCTAATCAGGGCAAAGAAAGTCACCGGTCTCACCACCATTGACATCTTCGTCTTTTGCCTAGCCTTGAGCGACTTCCAGTTTGCCTTCACCTTGCCTTTTTGGGCTGTGGATGCCATCTTGGATTTCAGCTGGCCATTCGGACACCCGATGTGTAAAATCATCTTGACTATGACCGTCCTGAACGTGTACAACAATGTTTTTTTACTAACTGCCATGGCGGTAACCAGATATTGGTCGGTGGCCTCGGCGCTGAGTCTAAGGTGTCGGGTAACCACCTCTGCTGCCAAGTGGATAAGCTTTGCTCTTTGGCTATTGGCTTTGGTTGCCACCATCCCAACCACCATATTTGCCACTACCAACAAAGTCCTAGGAGATGAGCTTTGTCTTCTGAAGTTTCCTGCAAACAAGTGGCTGGCCACCTACCATCTTCAGCGAGTCATCATCGGCTTTGTCATACCATTGGTGGTCATCTCTGCTTCGTACATTATGCTCTTAAACTTTTTGAGGCAACATAAAGTCAACTCCAACAACCAACATCGGCAAAACAGGATAACCAATTCCATCCAACTGGTGATAATCGTCTTCTTCGTCTGCTGGTTTCCCAACCACGCCGGCATCTTCTGGGGGATCCTCATGAAGTATGAAGTGGTGCAGTGGAGCGATGCCTATTACTACTTCCATACCTACGTCTACCCAATCACCCTCTGTCTCGCACACAGCAATAGCTGCCTCAATCCGGTCATCTACTGTCTCATGAGGAAGGAGTTTCGTAAATCACTTAAAGCTTTGTTTTGGCAGGTAACAAGTATGGCGGCTTCCTACTTGCCCACCAGCAAGGACAAACAAGGAAACCCAGACCAGGAAACATCAATGCCCTTGTATCGGAAATCCAGCTTTCCTCAGACAGTCAGTAAGGACTATCCGGTAGTCTCCCTGTCCACTATAACCTTAGTTCCAGAGATGACTATAAAAGACCAACCCAACCGGCAGGAGACCTCCATAGACTAG